The Lathyrus oleraceus cultivar Zhongwan6 chromosome 5, CAAS_Psat_ZW6_1.0, whole genome shotgun sequence genome includes the window acaaggatgtcacaccagaggcttagacatgacacaactaccaaagtcctggagctacttcatatggatttgatgggacccatgcaagtagagagccttggtgggaagaaatatgcatatgtggtggtagatgatttctccagatacacctggatcaatttcataagagaaaaatctgatgtatttgaagtctttaaggagctttgtttgaaacttcaaagggaaaaagaaagtcctgttgtcaaaattagaagtgatcatgggaaggagtttgagaacatcaaatttgctgaattctgctcttcagaaggaattcatcacgagttctcatcccccatcactccccagcaaaatggtgtggtggaaaggaaaaataggactcttcaagaatcaaccagagctatgattcatgctaagaaattgccctatcatttttgggctgaagccatgaacacagtctgctatgttcacaacagagtgacattgaagaaaggaactcccacaaccctctatgaagtctggaaaggaagaaaacccacagtcaaatacttccatgtatttggtagcaaatgctatatcctggctgatcgtgagcaaagaaggaagatggatcccaaaagtgatgaaggaatatttctgggctattcaacaaacagcagagcctacagggtctttaattccagaactaatgtgttgatggaatccattaatgttgtggttgatgaccaacagacggatgtcacagacgatgttgagacatctctgaatgattctccaaTTGACCactcagacaaaaataaggaaggagaacctcctcaagctgaacctgaagatgacaaaacaaacaagggaccctctatcagaattcagaaggatcatcccaaagatcttatcataggagatccagataaaggagtcactactagatcaagagaagtaatctcacatggctgctttgtgtcaaagattgaacccagaaatatcaaggaagccttgactgatgagttctggatcaatgcaatgcaagaggagttaggccaattcaagaggaatgaagtatgggaattggttcctagacctggaggagtaaatgtcataggaacaaagtgggcttataagaataaatctgatgaacaaggggttgttactaaaaacaaagctagattagtagctcaaggatatactcaagttgaaggagtggacttcgatgaaacatttgctcctgtagctcgccttgagtccattagactattgcttggagtggcatgcattctgaaattcaagctgtttcaaatggatgtaaaaagtgccttcctgaatggctacttaaatgaagaagtatatgttgaacagcctaaaggattcacagatccaaatcttccacaacatgtgtacagattaaagaaagccctctctgggttgaagcaagctcctagggcttggtatgagagactcaccgtgttcctcactgacaatggatacaaaaagggaggtattgacaaaactctgtttgtgaagaatgaaggaggaaagctcatggtggcacaaatatatgtagatgacattgtttttggtgggatgtcagaacagatggttgaacattttgttagacaaatgcaatctgagtttgagatgagccttgttggagaactgacctactttattgggctacaagtcaaatagatggaagactctatctttctatctcaaagcaaatatgccaagaacattgtgaagaagtttggaatggaaaatgcaagccataaaaggacacctgctcctactcatgtgaaaatctccaaagacgaaaatggtgtcagtgtagatcagagtctatatagaagcatgataggaagtctcctatatctcacagcaagcagacctgacattgcatttgctgtaggtgtttgtgctaggtatcaagctgaaccaaaagtcagtcacataaaccaagtggagagaatactgaaatatgtcaatggcaccagtgactatgggatgttgtatactcatggatctggatccatgttgactgggtactgtgatgctgactgggctagaagtgctgatgataggaaaagcacatctggaggatgcttctttttggggaacaatctgatttcatggtttagcaagaaacaaaactgtgtatctctatccactgctgaagctgaatacatagcagctgggagtagttgttctcaactggtctggatgaagcagatgttgtctgaatacaatgtcacacaagaagtcatgacattatactaTGATAACTTGAGtgccataaatatttccaaaaatcctattcaacatagcaggacaaagcacattgacattcatcatcacttcatcagagaattagtagaagagaagatcataactctggagcatgttactactgaaaagcaattagcagacattttcactaaagctttggatgccaatcaatttgaatgtttaagggggaagttggggatctgtgttcatgagaacctatagcaGGCAAAGGAGTGTGTGgttatcccagaggatatttcaGCCTAGGAAAACTGTGTTGTGACAGTCCTTATTGATAACTGTTATGGGCTCTTAAggagttccttggatttgttcattattccaGCCATCACAGCTGTGTTTAATAatggtgtgtacttcctgaatattttgttttaacatgcttaatgttataacatctgatctaacattctctgctaggctaatagacatttattttgtctaattggtcacctttggtcaattttcactaaaaagggggagaagtgctgatgtggaagttgtatgtggctggacagaaggacaactattattgaaaggAGTGCACAGGTGCTAAAACAGAATGTAATTCTGTTTGTTcacagatgtcaaagaggatgtctgatatggtgcacatgtgttgatgttgaagcagatgtcagtatgacattctggctggtacaggtactggagttcagtagttgttgtgtgcacagatttagggggaaaaggagtacccttgtgcattgtgcatttgtgtgtcttactagttgcatccgtaactagtaattctgtttgttgcacaaatttagggggaggagaagtacccttgtgcatgtgtgtattactagtaattgttttgcttctgctgctgattaaacttctgttatgttgtttaaactgctgatagtttaccttgtgaacaaaaagggcagatatatgttttagccaaaatttgtcaaagggggagtttgttgattctaagtgttggcagcaattttggtaaaacaaagagtgttcacaagatgttatgtgagatgtcttaacatgagatatcctatgtacctgctggagttcaagaacatgtgcatgcaggattgtttcagaatgccatttacaatgctaaggcttctgatattggatgtacctgctggagcttaaatgaaagacatgttcatgcaggattgtttcagatgacatacacaatgtcatgacatctgatatggttgtacctgctggaagttataaaaggaattattggattatgcaggatttttccaggatgtcagacccgatgtcatgacatcatgtacacagaacattcagtatgaatgtctggtgttttgtgattgcacaattaatggcgatctttggatgattgaagatatggctagctggcgcattcaatcatggattacaaccagatttacttattttccaaggagatctatacagttgttataaaaagatttgattggaaaatagatttaggattttcaagatgtccaagcccagctggatgcttctataaaaagggacttagaaaacctgtttgaacacacaaccaagactgagcgaaataaagagagagagctagggtttgtgtctgtttagtcgtaagacttaTAGGTCATTgaagtcatccattgatgattgaattggactgatttgtggttgtaatttgtcactctaaagctgttaagcaagagtgtgtgtcttcttgatcaaagctttgaagcaagatcaagagtgtgtcttcttgattgaaactgtgaagtaaaatcaagagtgtgtaattgaaaagtattttcttttcacaagggattattgtttaaaatcacaggtgtgtgattgtaagggaagtgagtgggttctcatatctaagagtgcttaggtagaagttgcacgggtagagattaggtgataaagactataacttgttgaagtgtacggagagtatttgaactaattctattttagtgaatttccttcctggcttggtagcccccagacgtaggtgagttgcaccgaactgggttaacaattgcttgtgttattctctttaccattctgtttttgtttatccattgtgtgttaacagatattagtgtcgtaacattaccttcgacatcttatatctgataccagaatttcaaatatCACACATTATCATCTGCATTAATAACCGTTTCATGCCTTTATGTTTTCATTTGAATGTATTTCATTTGAATCATCAGCAAATCAACTAAATAAAGCTAATCCCCTCACAATCTCTTAGTACTCAGAACAACTCTTTGAGAATTATGGATAAACTTAAGTGAAGCCAAGAAAGGTTAAGAAAGGATGTTAACCAGTTGAAAAAACAAATGGGGAAGGTCTTGTAAGCCTTACACGATTTATCTAAGAGAGCATACAACCTTCCACCAATTACTTCAGCGGAAATGGTCGCTCCTCTAAATCCACCCGTTTTCACCCCAGGTCCATGACGAAACCATATGACGATATCTCATTTCCCAATGCATGGTCTTCCTTATGATAATCCCTCACTACCAGTGAACTTCATTGGAAGTTCTTTTCGCCCACCATCGAAATTTTTCTATCCCTTGAATTTGTAACAATCGCCACCTCTCATGCCTGACTCCTCATGTTTGTATGGTTTGACATTTCCATATCTGCAACTTTTTCCTCCAGTGAATTTTTACCAACTACCACTGTCTATCCCTTAGCAGAGTCGATGGAACCAGACATAAAACTAAAGTCGGTACAAGGAAATGAATATCCAAGAGGGAAAGCGTCCCTTTAGTTAATCCTTACGAATGATGCATGATTAGTGATATAAAGATTACCTCTTGTGGTAATTAGCACCTGTGATGCATAATCAGAGGAATGATCACGAGCATTGAAGGAAGAATAACTCCTATACTTAGTCCACACAAACAGagttccttcaatctcagtgttaactgctacgaatgaagactttgagtgtgtgtatatgtgtgtgtgtgtgtgtgtgtgtgtgtgtggtgtgtgtgtgtgtgtgtgtgtgtgtgtgtgtgtgtgtgagagagagagagagagagagagagagagagagagagagagagaaattaTGGTCAGAGTTTCACAAACTGAATTTCATCAAGTATCTAAGCTTTttcacaagggttctatttatagaaccatttgtgtgggttgcaagcttAAAAAGGCCCACTTAAATGCACCATACCTTATGGTGCTCCATTTTCACTTAAGCACATGGTACCTTACTATATTCCGTATTCTATTTAAGTGAACTGTATCTTACGGTGTTCTACAATTCAGTTAAGTGCACCGTACTTTAAGGTATTCCATAGTTCTCTTAAGTGCATCATACCTTATAGTGTTACTTATTTATTCTATCTATCATCAATCTGTCATAATgtatgtgaccctgtaggttctcgtgacattgaaaattatattaaatcacacatttaatataataaatagtgagtggtatttgacaacacatcactgctacccaagtcatGTAAATGTCATATGATATGAAAAAATCTTTCAGTGACAATACTTGTGTGAACAATTACCCCTTTTtcccttatatctatattgaaaAAATATAGGAAAGAGGTCATAAAAAATACTTGATCTAAAGAAAAATAGATGACCTCCATCTAAAAAAGAAACCTTGCTAGCCACTATATCTTCCTTTCATCTATCACCTTTATAACCATCTTCGATCTCTTAAAAACTGAATGCATGTGTTGAGTTAATTGAATAAGGAATGAAGATAACTAGAAGGATAAATAGGgtattttaaagttgaattttGAGCCTTAATATTTTTGTTCAAAAATcgtgaaccaagccacgttacgACCCCTAAAATACCTAATTGAAGCAAAGTTTAATTAAGAACATACTACAGAAAAATTATGGTAGAATAAACTAGCACAAAAAACTTTCTAATCATCTTCAAAGCATGTTATGCTTTCGCATTATCCCCTTTTTCACTTTGAATAAACCAATCTTGTACTTTTATTGTCGATTCATCCATCACATGTCACAATATTATCCAATTAACATCTTTTTTTAAAAACTTGCATGAACATTGCATTAAAACTACCATCATGAATATACAATTTTATTTGCAAGTTAATATTCAGCATCAAGTGAATTTTGACAATGTGCTATCAATTATGGAACTTGATTATTCACAAGTGGGCGTACTGCAGAAAACCACTGGGGAAAACCAATTCTAGATAATATCATAACAAAACACTTCAAAGCTCATGTCGAGGAAAACTAATTCAAGACCCAAAAGACTGGGGCAGATAAGTTGGATAAATGATAGGGCCAGTTCTTTCCACATCTCAAGGTACCCAAACAAGTCCCACAAAGTCTCAGCGACCACTTGGGCTATATGATTTTAAAGCGAGTGTTTAGAGTTTGAGTTAGCACGATTTTCTAATATGTAATTTccatatggatgtgaaattgtCGCAAAAGACAATGTATTTATTGATGACATGTCATATGTGCGTTTTACAAAGCATCCAAGTCATCACATAAATAAATGGAGAGCACTCAAATTGATATGATGTGTTAATCATGTTTGCACCAACTTTGCATCAATCATATTAGCATTGCTTTAGATATAAAATCATGATCTCACAATAGGACAACATGCGTGAATTTGAAATCACGTTTGTTATAAGGATCCAAAAGCATTGTAATACAAGCAAAAAATCAAATAACCAAAGTCCAATTTTCATTGGCACTTATCAAAGCCAAACCTCGTTTGGCACACCCACCAAAGTCCAACCTTGCTTGGCAAACCTACCAAAGGTCCAACTTTCATTGGTACTTACCAAAGCTCAAACTTACTTGACACATCCACCAAAACACAACCTTGTTTGGCACACCTATCAAAAGTCCAATGTCCATTAGCACACCCCAAAATCAACATATTACACACATCGATCGGCCATTACACTTCATAGTCCATGAAAATTACATGAATTTAAGTAGCTTAAGTATGTGGTTGAATATTCCCTCTGATCTATGATTAAAATAAGAAGCATTCACATACAACCTCTCATATAAAATAAGAAGCAAGACCTATCAAAGCACCATGAGATACCTATCATGTGACAAGATAACTAAAATAAATAACTTCTAATAATTGATATAAGAAGTAAGATAATACATCGACGCAACAACAATTCCCAAATGCCATTTTTACTTATACACACTATCAGTAAGTAAAAGTATTAGAGTAATAAACTAGATATGAATTACATCAAAAGAATTTGAAACTTCTACAAATTCTTGTCGATCAAACATTTAGTTGATCAAATagtgtaccattccaaagaccTAATTTAAATATCTAAACCATAAAATCAATAGAAAATgtaaataaaaaattatttttactTTGCTAGGGTATATTTATTCTCTCACGCTAATAGGACTACCCTAATGTACAAAATAAATTGGAAAACCATGGCTTCTAAGCTcaaacaatgaaaaataaaactacaaaacaacacaaactTGAAAGGTTCAAATCAAACTAAATCGACAACTTGCAATGAAACATAATACATCCTATTAACTCAATATAAAaataaaaccaaaataaaaaaagaggtGGGGAATTGAATTAAACCTTAAAGTGACTAGCATTAGTTGAAACAAAAGAAACGCAGATTTGAGAGTGAGAGAAAACGCTAATTGTTTGAACCAGTCgagaaataaaaaataaattcttgaaaaaGATGGAGAGAAGAGCTTATAGTTGAAGTAATTTTTGGTACAAATCATTGTGAGATAGGTGAGGAGAGAATGAATTGAAATGAGAAAGTATATTATATTAAGAAGTACCTGAATGAAGACATAAGAAACTGTATAATATAAGGTCTTTTACGAAAAAAAATTATTCTATACTCCACAATTATTCTCCTACCCCAAGAATTTTATAAATATTTCAagtttatttttattaattttacTTTAATTTTTTATTTGTTACCATTCGTCCAAGTCATTTGAAATAAACTATCATGTATCCCTATTTTGCGAACCAGATAACTTGAATTAAAAACATATAGTATTTTAATTCTCAAACCGAAAAACTATAAGTAATGATTTTCGATTATATAGTTACTACACCGGATAACATGTTGCCTAGTTACCCGGTTAACAAAGACAAATCAAATAACTTCATCATGTGTTTTTTGGTTTAATTTTTTTACTAACTGGATATCTTACATGTAAGAGTTCTAGTGATGGATTTTTTACTAGTCGGATTTGTTACTTATGAGAGTTCTGGCacgttttttttttgttttttttaagttttattaatttttttacatatatATTTAACAGGTATGGATATGTCTTTGATCATATGCGATAAAATTTAGATATGTGTAGATATCACTAAGATATTCTCAACTGCAGAAAAATTTGATACACAAGAAGAGGTGACAAGGTGGATTAGGGAGGCTGGAATCAGGAATAGAGTGACAATTATAATAACTCATTCGGATATCAAAACTGGTAAGAGAGGAAGAAGTGACAAAGTTATATTTGATTGTGGTAAATATGTAAAATATAAACAAGGAGATAGTGTAAAACAAAGTGCTACTAAGAAATGTGGTTGTCCATTCAAAACTAGGTCAACACCATCAAAAGATGGttctggttggaagattgatgtaaaaaATGAATTTCACAACCATGGTTTATCAGATAGATTTGAAGGCCATTCGCTTGTAGGTCGACTTAATGCTGATGAACAACAACATATTATTGATTTGACAAAATGTCATGTTCTACCAAGACACATATTGTTGTCATTGCAATAACAAGATCCGTAGAATGTGACTCGGATCATGCAAATATATAAACATAAGAGTAAGATTCAAAAAGATATTAGGGGTCCTAGAACAGAAATGCAACATTTG containing:
- the LOC127078937 gene encoding uncharacterized protein LOC127078937 — translated: MDFLLVGFVTYESSDITKIFSTAEKFDTQEEVTRWIREAGIRNRVTIIITHSDIKTGKRGRSDKVIFDCGKYVKYKQGDSVKQSATKKCGCPFKTRSTPSKDGSGWKIDVKNEFHNHGLSDRFEGHSLVGRLNADEQQHIIDLTKCHVLPRHILLSLQ